Proteins encoded together in one Pseudomonas oryzicola window:
- a CDS encoding MFS transporter gives MAISASTASTSAAASHATPLVMRIIGFCALAHLINDLIQSVLPAIYPMLKANYDLSFAQIGMITLTFQITASLLQPWVGFFTDRRPAPNLLPLGTLCTLVGIVMLAFVGSFPMILLASALVGIGSSTFHPETSRIARLASGGRFGLAQSTFQVGGNSGSALGPLLAAAIVIPFGQSHVAWFGLAALFFLCVTLMLRNWYKEHLNQAKARKVVQATHGISRTRVVAALIVLGLLVFSKYFYMASFTSYFTFYLIEKFQVSVASSQLHLFLFLGAVAAGTFFGGPIGDRIGRKAVIWFSILGAAPFTLALPYADLFWTAVLSVVIGFILASAFSAIVVYAQELVPGSVGMIAGIFFGLMFGFGGIGAALLGYVADLRGIEYVYGLCSFLPLFGLLAVFLPSTGKH, from the coding sequence ATGGCTATCAGCGCCTCCACGGCGTCCACCAGTGCAGCGGCGAGCCACGCTACGCCGTTGGTGATGCGCATCATCGGTTTCTGCGCGCTGGCGCACCTGATCAATGACCTGATCCAGTCGGTGCTGCCGGCGATCTATCCGATGCTCAAGGCCAACTACGACTTGAGTTTCGCCCAGATCGGCATGATCACCCTGACCTTCCAGATCACGGCCTCGTTACTGCAGCCCTGGGTCGGCTTCTTCACCGACCGCCGGCCAGCACCCAACCTGTTACCGCTCGGCACCCTGTGCACCCTGGTGGGCATCGTGATGCTGGCTTTCGTCGGCAGCTTCCCCATGATCTTGCTGGCGTCGGCGCTGGTAGGCATCGGCTCATCGACCTTCCACCCGGAGACCTCGCGCATCGCCCGCCTGGCTTCGGGCGGGCGTTTCGGCCTGGCCCAGTCGACTTTCCAGGTGGGTGGCAACAGCGGTTCGGCGCTGGGTCCGCTGCTGGCGGCGGCGATCGTCATTCCGTTCGGCCAGAGCCATGTGGCCTGGTTCGGCCTGGCCGCGTTGTTCTTCCTGTGCGTCACCCTGATGCTGCGCAACTGGTACAAGGAACACCTCAACCAGGCCAAGGCGCGCAAGGTGGTGCAGGCGACCCACGGCATTTCCCGCACGCGGGTGGTCGCGGCGCTGATCGTGCTGGGGCTGCTGGTGTTCTCCAAGTACTTCTACATGGCCAGCTTCACCAGCTACTTCACCTTCTACCTGATCGAGAAATTCCAGGTATCGGTGGCCAGCTCGCAGCTGCACCTGTTCCTGTTCCTCGGTGCGGTGGCGGCGGGTACGTTCTTTGGTGGGCCCATCGGTGACCGCATCGGGCGCAAGGCGGTGATCTGGTTCTCGATCCTCGGCGCGGCGCCGTTCACCCTGGCACTGCCGTATGCCGACCTGTTCTGGACCGCGGTGCTGAGCGTGGTGATCGGTTTCATCCTGGCTTCGGCGTTTTCCGCCATCGTGGTGTATGCGCAGGAGCTGGTACCAGGCAGCGTCGGCATGATCGCCGGCATTTTCTTCGGGCTGATGTTCGGCTTCGGCGGCATTGGCGCGGCACTGCTGGGGTATGTGGCAGACCTGCGCGGCATCGAATATGTATATGGGCTGTGCTCGTTCCTGCCATTGTTCGGGTTGTTGGCGGTGTTCTTGCCGAGTACCGGTAAGCATTGA
- a CDS encoding LysE family translocator, whose product MTELIAISLFTLLAVISPGADFAMVTRSSYAQGRKAGLAAAVGIALGVQVHVLYTVLGIALIISHSPALFLAMKVLGAGYLIYLGYRLLTRRSQVSVDGEAGQAGSLVALRTGFLTNALNPKTMLFVISAYTQVVQPGSSLALDLAYGGFMSFAHWAWFSLVAVFFSNAVLRKALLAKQQLVDRMIGVALIGLGLAVAFAGVK is encoded by the coding sequence ATGACCGAACTCATCGCCATCTCCCTGTTCACCCTGCTCGCCGTCATCAGCCCCGGCGCGGATTTCGCCATGGTTACCCGCAGCAGTTATGCACAGGGCCGCAAGGCCGGGCTGGCTGCCGCCGTGGGCATTGCGCTGGGCGTGCAGGTGCACGTGCTGTACACGGTGCTGGGGATTGCCCTGATCATCAGCCACAGCCCGGCATTGTTCCTGGCCATGAAAGTGCTCGGGGCGGGTTACCTGATCTACCTGGGTTACCGGTTGCTGACCCGCCGCAGCCAGGTAAGCGTGGACGGGGAGGCGGGCCAAGCGGGTTCGCTGGTTGCACTGCGTACCGGCTTTCTGACCAATGCTCTCAACCCCAAGACCATGCTGTTCGTGATCAGTGCCTATACCCAGGTGGTTCAGCCGGGCAGCTCACTGGCACTGGACTTGGCTTATGGCGGGTTCATGTCGTTTGCTCACTGGGCCTGGTTCAGCCTGGTGGCGGTGTTCTTTTCCAATGCGGTATTGCGCAAGGCGCTGCTGGCAAAGCAGCAGCTGGTCGACCGGATGATCGGCGTCGCGCTTATCGGTCTAGGCCTGGCCGTGGCGTTCGCCGGGGTGAAGTGA
- a CDS encoding LysR substrate-binding domain-containing protein: MKLPPLNAFRYFDIAAQTESFVGAAEHLHVTHGAVSRQVRLLEESLGVELFERRNRAIFLTPAGRALHSTTQAIFEQLEGAVQRLQQQGRDNVLVLSCEPTIAMRWLIPRLPRFHAAHPDLQLHLVAAGGPLDFSRSGVDLAIRRDDFHWGNQLHSVKICDEWIGPVCHPTANVRLDHQRLLHSSTRPAAWPTWLRLSGQQARHSERSDYEHFYLSIQAASAGLGLAMASALMVRDELDSRQLQAPFGFVRDGSAYHLLSPQPLQDDGKRQRFAAWVTDECRSCLAQLGLVQNDEPERPSPPQVR, translated from the coding sequence ATGAAGCTGCCGCCACTGAACGCCTTCCGCTATTTCGACATCGCCGCGCAGACCGAAAGCTTCGTGGGCGCAGCCGAGCACCTGCACGTCACCCATGGTGCGGTCAGCCGCCAGGTGCGCCTGCTTGAAGAAAGCCTTGGCGTGGAACTGTTCGAACGCCGCAACCGGGCCATTTTCCTGACCCCGGCCGGGCGTGCCTTGCACAGCACTACCCAGGCGATTTTCGAGCAGCTTGAAGGCGCAGTGCAGCGCCTGCAACAACAGGGCCGCGATAATGTGCTGGTGCTGTCCTGCGAGCCCACCATCGCCATGCGCTGGCTGATTCCGCGTCTGCCCCGCTTCCACGCTGCCCATCCCGACCTGCAGTTGCACCTGGTGGCTGCAGGCGGGCCGTTGGACTTCAGCCGCAGCGGCGTCGACCTGGCGATCCGCCGCGACGACTTCCATTGGGGCAACCAGCTGCATAGCGTGAAGATTTGTGATGAATGGATCGGCCCGGTGTGCCACCCCACCGCCAACGTGCGGCTCGACCACCAGCGCCTGCTGCACAGCAGCACCCGCCCCGCTGCCTGGCCCACCTGGCTGCGCCTGAGCGGCCAGCAGGCCCGGCATAGCGAGCGCAGCGACTACGAGCACTTCTACCTGTCGATCCAGGCCGCCAGCGCTGGCCTGGGCTTGGCCATGGCCTCCGCCCTGATGGTACGCGACGAACTCGACAGCAGGCAGTTGCAAGCCCCCTTCGGTTTTGTGCGCGACGGCTCGGCCTATCACCTGCTCAGCCCCCAGCCTTTGCAGGACGACGGCAAGCGCCAGCGCTTCGCCGCCTGGGTGACGGACGAATGCCGCAGTTGCCTGGCTCAGCTGGGCCTGGTGCAGAACGACGAACCCGAACGGCCGTCACCGCCCCAGGTGCGATAG
- a CDS encoding D-Ala-D-Ala carboxypeptidase family metallohydrolase, which produces MERARWLLLALGMLGAAVQADERDLWMFAQWAGDHQTRPFRQMLVDARLYGVVPIHQLLRSASDWRLCRASPFALPPASNWPAVRATLSLIKVLDQQGILRQFEVVSAYRDPGLNRCAGGAVGSAHTRAFAVDILLPAWADPNPLCRFWQQSGQAWNMGLGRYPSGRIHIDTAGYRTWGGDGRSGSSFCTRPS; this is translated from the coding sequence ATGGAAAGGGCTAGATGGTTGCTGCTGGCGCTGGGCATGCTGGGGGCTGCGGTGCAGGCCGATGAGCGTGACCTCTGGATGTTCGCGCAATGGGCCGGGGACCATCAGACCCGGCCATTTCGCCAGATGCTGGTGGACGCCCGCCTGTATGGTGTGGTGCCGATCCATCAGTTGCTGCGTTCGGCTTCGGACTGGCGGCTGTGCCGGGCTTCGCCTTTTGCGCTGCCGCCTGCGAGCAACTGGCCGGCAGTGCGGGCCACGCTGTCGTTGATCAAGGTGCTCGACCAACAAGGCATCCTGCGCCAGTTCGAGGTGGTGTCGGCCTACCGTGACCCAGGCCTCAACCGCTGCGCGGGGGGTGCCGTGGGTAGCGCGCATACTCGCGCCTTTGCGGTGGATATCCTGCTGCCGGCGTGGGCCGACCCCAACCCGCTATGCCGTTTCTGGCAGCAATCCGGCCAGGCCTGGAACATGGGGCTTGGGCGCTACCCGAGCGGGCGCATTCACATCGATACCGCAGGCTATCGCACCTGGGGCGGTGACGGCCGTTCGGGTTCGTCGTTCTGCACCAGGCCCAGCTGA
- the rimI gene encoding ribosomal protein S18-alanine N-acetyltransferase produces MSDSISFRPMTEADLDAVLKIEYAAFSHPWTRGIFQDALKSYEVWLMFDGQQQVGHGVINVIIDEAHLLNITVKPENQGRGLGLRLLEHLMARAYQLNGRECFLEVRASNQSAYRLYERYGFNEIGRRRDYYPIAGGREDALVMACTLLED; encoded by the coding sequence ATGAGTGACTCGATCAGCTTCCGCCCGATGACCGAGGCGGATCTGGATGCCGTACTTAAAATTGAATATGCCGCGTTCAGTCATCCCTGGACCCGTGGGATCTTTCAGGATGCGCTCAAATCCTACGAAGTCTGGCTGATGTTCGACGGCCAGCAGCAGGTGGGGCATGGCGTGATCAACGTGATCATCGACGAGGCGCACCTGCTCAATATCACGGTCAAGCCGGAAAACCAGGGCCGTGGCCTGGGCCTGCGCCTGCTCGAACACCTGATGGCCCGGGCTTACCAGCTCAATGGTCGCGAGTGTTTCCTGGAAGTGCGTGCCAGCAACCAGTCTGCCTATCGCCTGTACGAGCGCTATGGTTTCAACGAAATCGGGCGCCGTCGCGACTATTACCCGATCGCCGGCGGCCGCGAGGATGCGCTGGTGATGGCCTGTACCCTGCTCGAAGACTGA
- a CDS encoding energy transducer TonB translates to MLTEPRRRAYLSAMQVVHWLPRAELPFAAPSRPELLLPVAPVEDLDFEVRPAAANEAPATPQARSGERPKIEIPRPASAPKPVAKAAEAEEPVAAARPAPVPPPRFSLQLLRAGSCLLLVELATGQPFQSRDPSYLLLKDMLRAAGLPDAPQIIGEPVRWPLLVRGNLDQGPEAARDFVQGFVQARLEDAPCACLWLVGLPALRFAANADSDAYYQTLTLEGLGDAWALPGLELLMDEPQRKADVWKAMRQLMARWKSVE, encoded by the coding sequence TTGCTCACCGAACCCCGTCGCCGCGCCTACCTTTCCGCCATGCAAGTGGTGCACTGGCTGCCGCGCGCCGAACTGCCGTTCGCTGCACCGTCGCGGCCCGAGCTGCTGCTGCCGGTGGCTCCGGTCGAAGACCTCGATTTCGAAGTCAGGCCCGCAGCCGCCAACGAAGCGCCCGCCACCCCGCAGGCGCGTTCCGGCGAGCGCCCGAAAATCGAAATACCGCGCCCGGCCAGTGCGCCCAAACCGGTCGCCAAAGCCGCCGAGGCGGAGGAGCCGGTCGCAGCCGCTCGCCCGGCACCCGTGCCGCCCCCGCGCTTCTCGCTGCAGCTGCTGCGCGCCGGCAGCTGCCTGCTGCTGGTGGAACTGGCCACCGGCCAGCCGTTCCAGAGCCGCGACCCGTCCTACCTGCTGCTCAAGGACATGCTGCGCGCCGCCGGCCTGCCCGACGCCCCGCAGATCATCGGCGAACCGGTGCGCTGGCCGCTGCTGGTGCGCGGCAACCTGGACCAGGGCCCGGAGGCCGCGCGCGATTTTGTCCAGGGCTTTGTCCAGGCGCGCCTGGAAGACGCCCCGTGCGCCTGCCTGTGGCTGGTCGGCCTGCCGGCGCTGCGCTTTGCCGCCAATGCCGACAGCGACGCCTATTACCAAACCCTGACGCTCGAGGGCCTGGGCGACGCCTGGGCCTTGCCGGGCCTTGAACTGTTGATGGACGAGCCGCAGCGCAAGGCGGACGTCTGGAAAGCCATGCGCCAGCTGATGGCGCGCTGGAAGAGCGTTGAATGA